A stretch of Syntrophaceae bacterium DNA encodes these proteins:
- a CDS encoding CoA transferase, giving the protein MPLPLEGTRVLDLSQVLPGGLCTQILADLGADVIKIENPKGGDGFRKAPPLMGDTGSFFLVINRNKRSMTLNMHEEEGRTILRRMIPGADVLVENFRPGTMGRWELGYETVREINHNLVYCSLSGFGQDGPYSLKPAHDINILAISGILDLLGESGRRPIVPAVQIAGAGGAILAALGILAALLRRRLCGAGQYLDVSLLDGLSPYLGLIMSEFAARGSAPGRGEARVGGGYACYNVYETKDGRCIALGCLEEKFWESFCRAIRRNDLAGDLLAPLDRQVEIISELRAVFLQRTRGEWVELLDRFDVCFSTVNSLDEVLDDPQVRHRGLWFRALQQGNGEILQQAFPVQFSGEQPGWRTPPPALGEHTDELLEAMRIDARSRIDLRKRGII; this is encoded by the coding sequence ATGCCTTTGCCTCTGGAAGGAACCCGGGTGCTGGATCTATCTCAGGTGCTCCCGGGAGGTCTGTGCACCCAGATCCTGGCGGATCTGGGCGCCGACGTGATCAAGATCGAGAATCCGAAAGGCGGAGACGGATTTCGCAAAGCGCCGCCCCTGATGGGGGACACCGGAAGTTTTTTTCTCGTGATCAACCGTAACAAGCGAAGCATGACGTTAAACATGCACGAGGAAGAAGGGAGGACGATCCTGAGGCGCATGATCCCGGGCGCCGACGTTCTGGTGGAGAACTTCCGGCCCGGAACCATGGGCCGCTGGGAACTGGGTTATGAAACGGTACGGGAGATCAATCATAACCTCGTGTATTGTTCCCTGAGCGGCTTCGGACAGGACGGCCCTTACAGTCTGAAACCCGCACATGACATCAATATTCTGGCCATTTCGGGTATCCTCGATCTCTTGGGAGAGAGTGGACGCCGACCGATTGTACCGGCGGTTCAGATTGCCGGCGCGGGCGGAGCGATTCTGGCCGCCCTGGGAATCCTGGCGGCACTCCTCCGACGCCGGCTTTGCGGAGCGGGCCAGTACCTCGATGTGTCGCTGCTGGACGGCCTTTCCCCATACCTGGGCCTTATCATGTCCGAGTTCGCCGCCCGGGGATCCGCGCCGGGGAGAGGGGAGGCCAGAGTGGGAGGCGGATATGCCTGTTACAATGTCTACGAAACAAAAGACGGCCGCTGCATCGCTCTGGGCTGCCTGGAGGAGAAGTTCTGGGAATCCTTCTGCCGGGCGATCCGCCGCAACGATCTTGCCGGCGATCTGCTGGCTCCGCTCGACCGGCAGGTTGAGATCATCTCGGAGCTCCGGGCCGTCTTCCTGCAGCGGACCCGGGGGGAATGGGTGGAACTCCTGGACCGCTTCGACGTCTGTTTCTCCACGGTGAATTCGCTGGACGAGGTTCTGGACGATCCCCAAGTGCGCCATCGGGGACTTTGGTTCCGGGCGCTACAGCAGGGAAACGGAGAGATCCTGCAGCAGGCTTTTCCCGTCCAGTTTTCCGGAGAGCAGCCGGGCTGGAGAACACCGCCGCCCGCGTTGGGGGAGCATACGGATGAACTGTTGGAGGCAATGAGGATTGACGCCCGCTCGAGAATCGATCTGAGGAAACGCGGCATAATTTGA
- a CDS encoding RNA polymerase sigma factor, which produces MDQRQAKDIVQRILEGDTNAYALLVDAYKNPILQLAYRMTGSLQDADDLSQEAFIRAFRNLHRYDRERPFFTWLYTVALNGIRNHLKKKKREEAGSIESACQGDPADNAPGMEDRLDEAREAERLQRMLWRLPADQREALILRFYQGLSLEETSEILGISLSAAKMRIYRGLERLKQLLSRGNP; this is translated from the coding sequence GTGGACCAGCGGCAGGCGAAAGACATTGTCCAACGAATCCTGGAGGGCGATACCAATGCCTATGCTCTTTTGGTCGATGCTTACAAGAATCCCATTCTCCAGTTGGCGTACCGAATGACGGGCAGCCTTCAGGATGCCGACGATCTGTCCCAGGAAGCGTTTATCCGGGCCTTCCGGAACCTTCATCGATATGACAGAGAGCGACCGTTTTTCACTTGGCTGTATACGGTTGCCCTGAACGGGATCCGGAACCACTTGAAAAAGAAAAAACGGGAGGAAGCGGGATCCATCGAGTCGGCCTGCCAGGGAGATCCGGCCGACAACGCCCCGGGGATGGAAGACCGCCTGGATGAAGCGAGAGAAGCGGAACGGCTGCAACGGATGCTGTGGCGCCTCCCGGCGGACCAGCGGGAGGCCCTGATTCTCCGGTTTTACCAGGGACTTTCCCTGGAGGAGACATCGGAGATCCTGGGCATTTCCCTCAGTGCCGCCAAGATGAGGATTTATCGCGGGCTGGAGCGGCTCAAGCAGCTGCTGTCCCGCGGGAACCCATAG
- a CDS encoding pyruvate oxidoreductase subunit gamma, translating into MYEIIWHGRGGQGVVIAAQMLAEAAYLGGFKGVTSAPTFGPERRGAPVTASTRIAEEPIRTFSQLEKADITVVLDDTLFQVADIWGRSKPGGMVIINTAKPPNQFSCPEGIRTAFVDGASIALKNHLIREGAPVVNTPMLGAFAKATGLVSLENLEKALEEKLSREAVRRNFATVTDAYQETTIVTG; encoded by the coding sequence ATGTACGAGATCATCTGGCACGGCAGGGGAGGACAGGGCGTCGTCATCGCGGCACAGATGCTGGCGGAGGCCGCCTACCTGGGAGGATTCAAGGGTGTCACATCGGCTCCCACCTTCGGTCCCGAGCGCCGGGGAGCTCCCGTTACCGCATCGACCCGGATTGCCGAAGAACCAATCCGCACCTTTTCCCAGCTTGAGAAGGCAGACATCACCGTCGTTCTGGATGATACGCTGTTTCAGGTGGCGGACATCTGGGGACGATCGAAACCGGGCGGTATGGTTATCATCAATACGGCGAAGCCCCCAAACCAGTTCTCCTGTCCGGAGGGAATCCGGACAGCCTTCGTGGACGGTGCATCGATCGCCCTGAAGAATCACCTGATCCGGGAGGGAGCGCCGGTGGTTAACACTCCCATGCTGGGCGCTTTTGCCAAGGCCACCGGCTTGGTATCCTTGGAAAATCTGGAAAAAGCACTGGAGGAAAAATTATCCCGGGAGGCAGTTCGGCGGAATTTCGCCACGGTTACGGATGCCTACCAGGAGACGACCATCGTCACCGGCTGA
- a CDS encoding ribulose-phosphate 3-epimerase, whose protein sequence is MKLIAPSILSADFSRLGEEIAAVERAGADWIHIDVMDGRFVPNITIGPAVVGHLRKCTKLPFDVHLMIEEPERYVDAFAAAGSDFLTIHIEASRHLHRTVSQIREKGIRPGISINPATSLALLEEILPDVDLLLVMTVNPGFGGQKFIKNALSKIKKAREMIDRVAPGVILEVDGGITPENIGQVSAAGAGVFVAGAAVFGGPDYGEKIRLLKEAAG, encoded by the coding sequence GTGAAACTCATTGCCCCTTCCATCCTCTCCGCTGATTTCAGCCGCCTCGGAGAAGAAATTGCCGCCGTGGAGCGGGCCGGAGCGGACTGGATCCACATCGACGTAATGGACGGCCGCTTTGTTCCGAACATTACCATCGGGCCGGCCGTGGTCGGACACCTGAGGAAATGCACAAAGCTTCCCTTCGACGTCCATCTGATGATCGAGGAGCCGGAACGCTATGTCGATGCGTTTGCCGCAGCGGGCAGCGATTTCCTGACGATCCATATCGAGGCTTCGCGCCACCTGCACCGGACTGTGTCCCAGATCCGGGAAAAGGGAATCAGACCCGGAATTTCCATCAACCCGGCAACATCCCTGGCCCTGCTGGAAGAGATTCTCCCGGACGTGGACCTGCTCCTGGTCATGACGGTCAACCCCGGATTCGGCGGGCAGAAGTTCATCAAAAACGCCCTTTCCAAGATTAAAAAGGCGCGGGAGATGATCGACCGTGTTGCTCCCGGGGTTATTCTGGAGGTGGACGGCGGAATCACGCCGGAGAACATCGGGCAGGTCTCCGCAGCCGGAGCCGGGGTCTTTGTGGCAGGGGCCGCTGTTTTCGGGGGGCCGGATTACGGAGAGAAGATCCGTCTTCTGAAAGAAGCCGCCGGCTGA
- a CDS encoding pyruvate synthase subunit beta: MPENLFKINSKEYILPGSRACQGCGLSLFYRYALKALRENTIVTLPACCLCVLQGLYPSTPVMVPALNNSFASTAASASGLVAGLRALNKADTTVVAIAGDGATFDMGIQALSGAAERGTDFIYVCYDNEGYMNTGTQRSSATPMGALTTTTPILTKQQPKKDFLKIMEAHNIAYIATASPSYPLDLYDKFVKAKKIRGTRYIHIHVPCPPGWVYPPKDTVKMGRLAVETGLFPLFEIENGKFRFTGRSKTQAERGNRLPVINYLEKQGRFRKMDAEQLSQFQSMVDAKWDEYLRKTEG, encoded by the coding sequence ATGCCGGAAAATCTCTTCAAAATCAACAGCAAGGAATACATCCTCCCGGGGAGCCGGGCCTGTCAGGGCTGCGGGTTGTCTCTCTTCTATCGATATGCCTTGAAGGCGCTCCGTGAGAACACGATCGTCACGCTTCCGGCATGCTGTCTGTGCGTCCTCCAGGGTCTCTATCCGAGCACGCCGGTCATGGTGCCCGCCCTGAACAACTCTTTCGCGAGCACGGCGGCATCGGCATCCGGTCTGGTTGCAGGTCTCCGGGCGCTCAATAAGGCGGATACCACCGTCGTGGCCATCGCCGGAGACGGAGCGACCTTCGACATGGGAATCCAGGCCCTGAGCGGAGCGGCCGAGCGGGGAACGGATTTTATCTACGTCTGCTATGACAATGAAGGGTACATGAACACGGGTACCCAGCGCTCCAGTGCCACGCCCATGGGCGCCCTGACGACGACGACGCCGATCCTCACGAAACAGCAGCCGAAAAAGGACTTTCTGAAGATCATGGAGGCCCACAACATTGCCTATATCGCCACGGCCTCTCCTTCCTATCCCCTCGATCTTTATGACAAGTTCGTCAAAGCCAAGAAAATCCGGGGGACGCGGTACATCCATATCCATGTTCCCTGCCCTCCCGGCTGGGTGTATCCGCCCAAAGACACTGTGAAAATGGGTCGGCTGGCCGTGGAAACGGGGTTGTTCCCACTGTTTGAAATCGAAAACGGGAAGTTCCGTTTCACCGGCCGCAGCAAGACCCAGGCGGAACGGGGAAACCGTCTTCCGGTGATCAATTACCTGGAAAAACAGGGAAGATTCCGGAAGATGGACGCCGAACAGCTCAGCCAGTTTCAGTCCATGGTGGATGCCAAATGGGACGAGTATCTGCGGAAAACGGAAGGATAG
- a CDS encoding 4Fe-4S binding protein yields MEKRDENISAMCRPAVGEAGRTGDWRTVRPVIDPTRCIPAVKRKSACFLCWLYCPEGVVKATIPVEIDLDYCKGCGICAEECPAKAIQMVREDQSDE; encoded by the coding sequence ATGGAAAAACGAGACGAAAACATTTCGGCCATGTGCAGGCCCGCTGTCGGGGAAGCGGGAAGAACCGGGGACTGGCGTACCGTCCGGCCGGTCATCGATCCGACAAGATGCATCCCCGCCGTGAAGAGGAAATCCGCCTGCTTCCTCTGCTGGCTGTACTGCCCCGAGGGCGTTGTCAAGGCCACCATCCCGGTCGAGATCGATCTGGATTACTGCAAGGGATGCGGCATCTGTGCCGAGGAGTGTCCGGCCAAGGCCATCCAGATGGTAAGGGAGGACCAGTCCGATGAGTAA
- a CDS encoding short-chain fatty acid transporter, translating to MIRKLAGFFTYFMRHFLPDAYLFAILLTFLTAVLALLFAGADFMKVITTWGKGVYGILAFTMQMILVLVTGYCLALTPPLKKVLDWVASLATTPVRGAMITAFVGSFGGLINWGFGLIMGGFLALEIARRQRKSDFPLLIAGAYSGLCIWHMGFSGSIPLLLATAKHPQNLVEKATGLVTPISDTILASWNLVPALLLLFTIPILFYFMHPREEETQTISEERVKELLGETVHVEKPVSPTLAERVDHSYIINFVFAAMGLIYLYSHFSTKGLDLNLDIVIFTFFILGVILHGKPINYVQAMNQAIRSCGGIALQFPLYGGIMGIMIGTGLAKIIAGWFVAFSTKETFYMFQFWGAGIINVFVPSGGGQWAVQGPITVEAAKMMNIDMVKSAMMVAWGDQWTNAIQPFWALPLLGLAGLSAKDIMGYTTMVLLWIGLVLSLFALMIGFGVM from the coding sequence ATGATTCGTAAGTTGGCAGGTTTCTTCACTTATTTCATGAGGCATTTCCTTCCGGATGCCTACCTGTTCGCCATTCTCCTGACCTTTCTCACTGCTGTGCTGGCCCTGCTCTTTGCAGGCGCGGATTTCATGAAGGTTATCACAACCTGGGGGAAAGGCGTGTACGGAATCCTCGCCTTCACCATGCAGATGATCCTGGTCCTGGTGACGGGTTACTGCCTGGCTCTGACGCCTCCGCTGAAGAAAGTCCTGGACTGGGTGGCCTCCCTGGCGACGACACCCGTGAGAGGTGCCATGATCACCGCCTTCGTGGGAAGCTTCGGTGGACTGATCAACTGGGGATTCGGTCTCATCATGGGGGGGTTCCTGGCCCTGGAAATCGCCCGTCGGCAGAGGAAATCCGACTTTCCGCTCCTGATCGCCGGCGCCTACAGCGGACTGTGCATCTGGCACATGGGCTTTTCCGGTTCCATCCCCCTGCTTCTGGCCACGGCGAAGCATCCCCAAAACCTCGTTGAGAAGGCGACGGGACTGGTAACCCCCATATCAGACACGATTTTGGCCTCCTGGAACCTGGTCCCGGCGCTCCTCCTCCTGTTCACGATTCCCATCCTTTTCTATTTCATGCATCCCAGGGAGGAAGAGACCCAGACGATTTCTGAGGAAAGGGTGAAGGAACTCCTGGGAGAGACCGTCCATGTCGAGAAACCCGTAAGTCCGACTCTGGCGGAGCGGGTCGATCACAGCTACATCATCAATTTCGTTTTCGCGGCGATGGGGTTGATTTATCTCTATAGCCATTTCTCCACGAAGGGTCTGGACCTGAACCTGGACATCGTCATTTTCACGTTCTTCATTCTTGGCGTGATCCTCCACGGGAAGCCCATCAATTACGTCCAGGCCATGAACCAGGCCATCCGCTCCTGCGGCGGCATCGCCCTGCAATTCCCGCTCTATGGGGGGATCATGGGCATCATGATCGGCACCGGTCTGGCCAAGATCATCGCCGGGTGGTTCGTCGCTTTCTCTACGAAGGAAACCTTCTACATGTTCCAGTTCTGGGGGGCCGGCATCATTAACGTGTTCGTGCCTTCAGGCGGCGGCCAGTGGGCCGTGCAGGGGCCCATCACGGTCGAGGCGGCGAAGATGATGAACATCGACATGGTGAAGTCGGCCATGATGGTGGCCTGGGGAGACCAGTGGACCAATGCGATCCAGCCGTTCTGGGCGCTGCCGCTCCTCGGACTGGCCGGCCTGTCCGCCAAGGACATCATGGGTTACACGACCATGGTCCTCCTCTGGATCGGTCTTGTCCTGTCCCTCTTTGCCCTCATGATCGGGTTCGGGGTCATGTGA
- a CDS encoding potassium transporter Kup, translated as MTDSPRETKEKPSSPRNDSDHPAVQHPPGENLPLVLGALGVVFGDIGTSPLYAVKECFHGTHAIALSEANILGVLSLVFWSLTVVISVKYVTFLLRADHKGEGGIFVLLALTLSGKRPLSPRLNSTVVLASLLGAALLYGDGIITPAISVLSAVEGLGVATREAQPLILPFTCLILLLLFLFQYRGTANIGRIFGPIMLIWFSSIAALGIKEILINPEVLRAANPLYAYEFFVLNKLHGFIVLGSVVLCITGGEALYADLGHFGRRAIRLSWLGVAFPALLLNYFGQGSLLLTHPEMAFNPFYGLVPRWLLYPMVGLSTVATIIASQAMISGVFSLTQQAIQLGFCPRMRIIHTSQETRGQIYMPGINYSLMFACIGAVLFFKDSSGLAGAYGVAVTSTMGLTSVMYLFVLLRAWDWPLWKALPLVGLFLMFDLSYFIANIPKIPYGGWFPIIMGGSILAVMATWKEGRNELSRMMLSSRFPLDQFLEELSRSTMVRVPGTAVFMTISPVGTPSALLHHVKHNRMLHDRVILLTVKTIDNPKVLISERLSVEDLGQGFYRIQAAYGFMEKPSVSEIFRLASRSGLRVDPAISTFVLGRETLLTTGRGKMMEWRKHLFAFMSRNAQTATLFFGIPPGRVIEIGIQIEL; from the coding sequence ATGACTGATTCCCCCAGAGAGACGAAAGAGAAGCCATCATCCCCCCGGAACGATTCGGACCATCCTGCCGTTCAGCATCCGCCGGGGGAAAACCTGCCCCTGGTTCTAGGGGCTCTGGGGGTTGTATTCGGCGACATCGGCACAAGCCCGCTGTATGCCGTCAAGGAGTGTTTCCACGGCACGCACGCCATTGCACTGAGCGAAGCCAACATTCTTGGAGTCCTGTCCCTTGTCTTCTGGTCCCTGACCGTTGTGATCAGTGTCAAGTATGTAACCTTTCTTCTCCGGGCCGATCATAAAGGAGAGGGAGGCATTTTCGTTCTTCTTGCGCTCACTCTTTCGGGCAAGCGCCCTTTGTCGCCTCGATTGAACTCCACGGTCGTACTCGCGTCATTGTTGGGGGCGGCGCTTCTGTACGGTGACGGGATCATCACACCCGCCATTTCCGTGCTATCGGCTGTCGAGGGTTTGGGTGTTGCCACAAGGGAGGCACAGCCTCTCATCCTCCCGTTTACATGCTTGATTCTTCTCCTGCTCTTTCTTTTCCAGTATCGCGGAACGGCAAATATCGGGCGTATTTTCGGTCCGATCATGCTGATCTGGTTTTCTTCCATCGCTGCGTTGGGTATTAAGGAGATCCTTATCAACCCGGAAGTCCTGCGGGCGGCGAACCCGCTTTATGCCTATGAATTCTTCGTCCTCAACAAACTGCACGGATTCATCGTGCTGGGCTCGGTGGTGCTTTGCATTACGGGAGGAGAGGCGCTCTATGCGGATCTCGGTCATTTCGGAAGAAGGGCCATCCGGCTTTCATGGCTGGGTGTGGCCTTCCCTGCCCTGCTCTTGAACTATTTCGGCCAGGGCTCTCTTCTTCTGACCCATCCGGAGATGGCCTTCAACCCGTTTTACGGTCTTGTGCCGAGATGGCTCCTGTATCCCATGGTCGGGCTCTCCACGGTTGCGACCATCATCGCCTCGCAGGCCATGATTTCCGGCGTCTTTTCACTGACCCAACAGGCGATCCAGCTCGGTTTCTGCCCTCGCATGCGGATCATCCACACGTCCCAGGAAACAAGAGGGCAGATTTACATGCCCGGCATCAATTATAGCCTGATGTTTGCCTGCATTGGAGCAGTGCTCTTTTTCAAGGATTCGAGCGGCCTTGCCGGAGCTTACGGCGTTGCAGTCACATCAACGATGGGCCTTACCTCCGTCATGTATCTCTTCGTTCTCCTGAGGGCATGGGATTGGCCTCTCTGGAAAGCGCTCCCGCTGGTCGGTCTGTTCCTCATGTTTGACTTGTCGTACTTCATCGCAAATATCCCGAAGATACCCTATGGCGGGTGGTTTCCCATCATCATGGGAGGGTCAATCCTCGCAGTCATGGCCACATGGAAGGAAGGCCGCAACGAACTGTCCCGCATGATGCTGAGCAGCCGCTTTCCACTGGATCAGTTTCTGGAAGAACTCTCCAGAAGCACGATGGTGCGCGTGCCGGGAACGGCAGTTTTCATGACGATCTCGCCCGTCGGCACCCCGTCGGCGCTGCTGCATCACGTCAAACATAACCGCATGCTGCATGATCGGGTAATCCTGTTGACGGTAAAGACCATCGACAATCCAAAGGTGCTGATTAGTGAGCGGCTGAGTGTGGAGGATCTGGGGCAGGGATTCTATCGAATCCAGGCTGCTTACGGGTTCATGGAAAAGCCCAGTGTCTCGGAAATCTTCAGGCTGGCGTCCCGATCCGGCCTCCGGGTCGATCCGGCCATATCAACGTTCGTCCTCGGGAGGGAAACATTGTTGACAACGGGCAGGGGGAAAATGATGGAATGGCGCAAACATCTTTTCGCGTTCATGTCCAGAAACGCTCAGACGGCAACACTATTTTTCGGCATTCCGCCAGGGCGGGTGATTGAAATCGGCATTCAGATCGAGCTCTAA
- a CDS encoding 3-deoxy-D-manno-octulosonic acid transferase produces MFFLYNLLMFVVGLFAIPYYAVKMWTTGKYRKSLTRKFGYVEPRFFGELQGSPRIWIHAVSVGEVTAAAPIVASLREHYPGACLVFSTGTETGQDMARRMVKDASAFLYYPLDIPWVVRKMLDGVRPDVYIMVETELWPNFLRICRERGIRTLMVNGRLSPRSFRGYRLSRFFWKPLLDAVADVGVISATDARRLVELGLPKERVHVLGNAKYDGLAANASPVLHRETVRKLNLNGSEKVLVAGSTHEGEETVVLETYRRLLMDHPDFTLILVPRHIERAQAVLSMVRAAGFEDVITFSEIQAGRSRQAERIVLVDVIGELFKLYSVATIVFCGGSLVPKGGQNILEPAAWGKVVFYGPSMDDFLEERKLLEETGAGVTVRSGDELLKGISGLLAHPEDMARRGGRGRDAVIANMGAAERYAAMIRIQLEKK; encoded by the coding sequence ATGTTTTTTCTCTACAATCTGCTGATGTTCGTTGTCGGCCTATTTGCAATTCCATACTACGCCGTCAAGATGTGGACGACCGGGAAGTACCGGAAAAGCCTGACGCGGAAGTTCGGCTATGTCGAACCCCGATTCTTTGGAGAACTGCAGGGAAGCCCCCGAATCTGGATCCATGCTGTGTCCGTCGGGGAAGTTACCGCCGCCGCCCCTATTGTGGCGTCTCTAAGGGAACATTATCCCGGTGCCTGCCTGGTTTTTTCCACCGGCACGGAAACGGGCCAGGACATGGCCCGGCGCATGGTCAAAGACGCCTCGGCGTTTCTTTACTATCCCCTCGATATTCCGTGGGTCGTCCGGAAGATGCTCGACGGGGTCCGCCCGGATGTTTACATCATGGTGGAAACGGAACTGTGGCCGAATTTCCTGCGGATCTGCAGGGAGAGGGGGATCCGGACCTTGATGGTGAACGGGCGCCTGTCGCCGAGATCATTCCGGGGATATCGACTGTCCCGCTTTTTCTGGAAGCCCCTTCTGGACGCGGTTGCCGATGTGGGCGTGATTTCCGCTACGGATGCCCGCCGGCTTGTGGAACTGGGACTCCCGAAGGAGCGGGTACACGTCCTGGGAAATGCGAAGTATGATGGACTCGCCGCCAACGCCTCGCCGGTGCTTCACCGCGAGACCGTGCGAAAGTTAAACTTAAACGGGTCGGAGAAGGTGCTGGTTGCGGGGAGCACCCACGAGGGAGAGGAGACGGTCGTCCTGGAAACCTATCGTCGTCTGCTCATGGATCACCCCGATTTCACGCTGATTCTCGTGCCCAGGCATATCGAGCGCGCTCAGGCGGTGCTTTCGATGGTACGCGCGGCGGGCTTCGAAGACGTGATCACCTTTTCGGAAATTCAGGCCGGCCGTTCAAGGCAGGCCGAGCGGATTGTGCTGGTAGACGTCATCGGGGAGCTGTTCAAGCTCTACAGTGTGGCCACTATTGTATTCTGCGGCGGAAGCCTTGTTCCGAAGGGAGGCCAGAATATTCTCGAGCCCGCCGCGTGGGGCAAGGTTGTCTTTTATGGTCCCTCCATGGACGATTTCCTGGAAGAAAGGAAGCTCCTCGAGGAAACGGGGGCGGGGGTGACCGTGAGGAGCGGCGACGAGTTGTTAAAGGGAATCTCCGGACTTCTCGCTCATCCGGAGGACATGGCCCGGCGGGGCGGCCGCGGCCGGGATGCCGTTATCGCCAACATGGGCGCGGCAGAGCGCTATGCGGCCATGATCCGGATCCAGCTGGAAAAGAAATGA
- a CDS encoding pyruvate ferredoxin oxidoreductase codes for MSKVQIMTGNSAAAAAVMLCDVQVVAAYPITPQSQLAEMMSQYIESGELKAEYVRVEGEHTALTVCISASTVGARVFTATSANGLLYMHEQLHWAAGARLPIVMCCVNRGVGAPWTIFNDQQDSLAQRDTGWIQLYCRNNQEIHDTILQAYRIAESVYVPVMVCYDGFVLSHTMMPVDIPEQEGVREYLPPYKPHTILTPDDPRCLNPVLFPNRRADSEGVLRDGYMEMRYKLEAALEKALGAITEASDTFAKRFGRDHGGLVWGYRTEDAELHLVAMGSLASEATLAADALRARGIRAGVTGIRAFRPFPKAAVRKALQGAKAAVVFEKSISYGNEGALCTEIKGALFGTGIEPAVYNYIAGLGGRDVKARELEAAAGESWDDLSAGRREKNTTWLNCVTE; via the coding sequence ATGAGTAAGGTGCAGATCATGACTGGCAATTCGGCAGCGGCGGCAGCCGTCATGCTTTGCGACGTCCAGGTGGTGGCGGCCTACCCGATCACCCCCCAGTCGCAGCTGGCGGAGATGATGTCGCAGTACATCGAAAGCGGGGAGTTGAAAGCCGAATACGTCCGGGTCGAAGGAGAGCACACCGCCCTGACCGTCTGCATTTCCGCCTCCACCGTCGGCGCCCGGGTCTTCACCGCCACCAGCGCCAACGGACTTCTCTATATGCACGAGCAGCTCCACTGGGCGGCGGGGGCCCGCCTCCCGATCGTCATGTGCTGCGTCAACCGGGGTGTCGGCGCACCCTGGACCATCTTCAACGACCAGCAGGATTCCCTTGCCCAGCGCGATACGGGATGGATCCAGCTCTACTGCCGGAACAACCAGGAAATCCACGACACGATCCTGCAGGCCTACCGGATCGCGGAATCGGTCTATGTCCCGGTCATGGTTTGCTACGACGGCTTTGTCCTTTCACACACCATGATGCCCGTGGATATCCCGGAGCAGGAAGGCGTGCGGGAGTACCTGCCGCCATACAAGCCCCACACGATCCTCACCCCCGACGACCCCCGCTGTCTCAATCCCGTGCTTTTCCCGAACCGCCGGGCCGACAGCGAAGGAGTCCTGCGGGACGGTTACATGGAGATGCGCTACAAGCTTGAAGCCGCCCTGGAAAAAGCACTGGGCGCCATCACCGAGGCGAGTGACACCTTCGCAAAGCGTTTCGGGCGCGATCATGGCGGCCTGGTCTGGGGCTATCGGACGGAGGACGCTGAACTCCATCTCGTCGCCATGGGTTCCCTCGCCAGCGAGGCCACTCTGGCCGCCGACGCACTCCGCGCCCGGGGCATCCGGGCCGGCGTTACGGGAATCCGGGCATTCCGACCGTTCCCGAAGGCGGCCGTCAGAAAAGCCCTGCAAGGAGCAAAGGCCGCTGTCGTCTTCGAAAAAAGCATCAGTTACGGGAACGAGGGCGCGCTGTGCACGGAAATCAAGGGCGCCCTGTTCGGAACGGGAATCGAGCCGGCCGTTTACAACTACATCGCCGGCCTGGGGGGGCGGGACGTAAAGGCCCGCGAACTGGAGGCCGCAGCCGGAGAGTCGTGGGATGACCTGTCAGCGGGTCGGCGGGAAAAGAACACAACCTGGCTCAACTGCGTTACGGAGTGA